In Nocardioides daphniae, the DNA window CGCACGGCCGGCGTGCGGGAGCGTGCTCCCTCCGCCAGCCGGGTCGTGGAGTCGGCGTGCCGGGCCAGGTGGGCGATGACGTGGGAGCGGTCCCAGCCGGGCAGCGGGCTGGGCTCGTCGACCTGGCGCTGGGTCACGCCGGCGAGCTGCGCCTCGAGCGCGGCGTGGCTGCGCGCGATCTGCTCGACCAGCGCGGGCGCCTCCTCGGGCGTGGGCAGCGGACTCATGCGTCGGCCGCCGGCAGGAGGACGCGGATGGTGGTGCCCACGCCCAGCTCGGAGTCGACGGTGACCCGGCCGCCGTGGCGCTGGACGATGCGGCGCAGGATCGGCAGGCCGAGCCCGGTGGGTCGCTTGAGGGCGTCGGGGTTGGTCGACCGGAAGAACTCGGCGAAGAGCATCGAGCGGTCGGTCTCGGAGATGCCGATGCCCTCGTCGCGGCACTCCAGCACCACGCACTCGCTCGCGGGCGACGCTGAGGGTGACCTGGTCGCCGGGGTCGGAGTACTTGATGGCGTTGGAGAGCACGTTGGTGACCACGCGGACCAGCTCGGCCCGGTCGCCCTCGACGACCTGCGGCTGCTCGCAGGGCTCGATCCGTACGCTGACCCCGCGCCGCTCGGCGGCCAGCTGCTGCATCTCGACGGCCTCCTCGAGCACCCCGACGAGGTCGATCCGCACCCGTTCGAGCGGGTGGGCGGGGTTGCCCAGCCGGCTGAGCGTGAGCAGGTCCTCGGCGAGGCGGTCGAGGCGTTGGGCGCCCCTGCCGATCGCGGCGAGCGACCGCTGCCAGTCGTGCGGGACGTCGGGGGAGGACTCGAGCAGCTCGAGGTGGCCGAGGATGACGCCGATCGGGTTGCGCAGCTCGTGGGACATCGTGGAGATCAGCTGGCTGCGGTAGGCGTCGAGCCGCAGGAGCTGCTCGGTCAGCTGCTGCTCGCGCTCGTGGGCCCGGGCGTTGAGCACCGCCCGGCCGAGGTCGCGGCCGACGTCGAGGGCGGCGACGCTCTCGCTGGCGGTCCAGCGCGGGG includes these proteins:
- a CDS encoding ATP-binding protein; protein product: MLFAEFFRSTNPDALKRPTGLGLPILRRIVQRHGGRVTVDSELGVGTTIRVLLPAADA